From Carassius auratus strain Wakin unplaced genomic scaffold, ASM336829v1 scaf_tig00216332, whole genome shotgun sequence, one genomic window encodes:
- the LOC113097566 gene encoding protocadherin Fat 4-like, which produces MALFSILIILSCLHVHIVRSDPGSSQINCATGTNVNVGSVLEGYEGEVELLTNIGPNDRLVLEIYLFPVGLEFVELIYSEGDSSASVRTRKPLDADELKEYGEKLYYSVTCLNTGLKNVRTVDILDINDNPPIFQSKSYSATVSETTTVSSDVLRVRADDADVSPENNRITYSILVPPVPDVFEVRQDGNIMLKQRLNYNNAQQYIFTVEARDKGGLSDTTTVTITVEDFDNLNPYFDHSLYKASIEENQAGQLSDVTPEEIKAQDGDRGVNEPVVYSITAVFPNEYQSNFEIDRNSGIISVTKALDREEIDQITVNIQAAQRDDDSKTANAVVSVTIEDVNDNPPKFDQDQYTESILENLLQDQFVLQTRVTDLDLGGFSTGHFIMDSDTFMINRQGVISLRSDAILDREIMGNYIIQVIAVDQPDDGLSSTAQVNITVLDVNDNNPQFLPLPERIEIQEGVYTPSSPGEVCVISATDSDIGENGRVTISTYSHSELFSFREDGTLLAIEALDLETQDVYDVVIVAMDHAIPPRNNITTVRVSITDVNDNAPVFSSDTYSRSILIKDAKVGEVLLTVSATHKDVGSNAIISYSFSEDSSMVALDAETGDITLTSDLSEVTEDTLLNLTAIATDHGRPPKSDEAKVLIHFKTEGLAFESSSYNFTIKENEPQATIVGHVKALTGSPQVTVSYNMKSHEDVFSVDGEGTIKALRPLDKEEEEWYFLKVEAIDSSSPPNTAETMVSVQVENVNEAPVFDAAIYEAHIPSNSPYKCPIVKVQASDPDVGESSKLQYSLLEHCPLLDVDVNTGQLYVLDVSGFGDSLFTLQVKATDELGLFTTTTVQIKVREIASDNFVVIPKKPKFKLKEMMPKK; this is translated from the exons AAGGAGTGATCCCG GTTCCTCACAGATAAACTGTGCGACTGGAACTAATGTCAATGTAGGGAGCGTCCTCGAGGGATATGAAG GTGAAGTAGAGCTTCTCACTAATATCGGACCTAATGATCGTCTGGTGCTGGAGATATATCTCTTTCCTGTTGGTTTGGAGTTTGTGGAGCTGATTTATTCTGAAGGAGATTCATCTGCTTCTGTACGAACCAGAAAACCACTGGACGCTGATGAACTAAAGGAG TATGGAGAGAAATTATATTATTCAGTCACCTGCTTGAACACGGgg CTAAAAAACGTCCGGACGGTAGACATTCTGGACATCAATGACAACCCTCCGATCTTCCAGAGCAAATCATACAGTGCCACAGTGTCCGAG ACGACGACTGTAAGTTCAGATGTGCTCAGGGTGAGGGCTGACGATGCAGACGTGTCTCCAGAAAACAACAGAATTACTTATTCTATACTGGTG CCTCCAGTACCAGATGTGTTTGAAGTGAGACAGGACGGTAACATCATGTTGAAACAACGTCTGAACTACAACAATGCTCAACAGTACATCTTCACTGTGGAAGCGAGA GATAAAGGAGGACTCAGTGACACAACAACAGTTACAATAACGGTTGAAGATTTTGACAATCTAAACCCTTATTTTGATCACAGTCTCTATAAAGCATCTATTGAGGAAAACCAG GCAGGACAATTGTCAGATGTCACTCCTGAGGAAATAAAAGCTCAAGATGGTGACAGAGGCGTCAACGAGCCTGTCGTTTACAGCATAACAGCAG TCTTTCCAAATGAATATCAGAGCAACTTTGAAATTGATCGAAACAGTGGCATCATCTCTGTGACAAAAGCTCTAGACAGAGAGGAAATTGACCAGATAACGGTTAACATACAG GCAGCTCAGCGTGATGATGACAGTAAAACAGCAAATGCTGTGGTGTCTGTCACCATTGAAGACGTGAATGACAACCCGCCCAAATTTGACCAGGATCAATACACAGAGTCTATTCTGGAAAATTTACTACAGGACCAGTTTGTGCTTCAGACTAGAGTCACTGATCTAGACCTG GGTGGGTTCTCTACAGGTCACTTTATCATGGACAGTGATACCTTCATGATCAACAGGCAAGGAGTAATATCACTCAGGAGTGATGCCATCTTGGATAGAGAAATTATGGGCAATTACATTATACAG GTAATAGCTGTAGACCAGCCTGATGATGGTTTAAGCTCCACAGCTCAGGTCAACATCACTGTTCTGGACGTCAACGACAACAACCCACAATTCCTTCCTCTCCCAGAGCGCATTGAGATTCAGGAAGGTGTGTACACTCCCTCATCACCTGGAGAGGTGTGCGTGATATCAGCCACAGACTCCGACATTGGAGAAAACGGACGTGTCACCATCTCTACTTACTCACACAGTGAACTATTTAGCTTCAGGGAG GATGGGACTCTACTAGCTATCGAGGCACTGGATCTGGAGACACAGGACGTGTATGATGTGGTCATTGTTGCAATGGATCATGCAATCCCACcaagaaat AACATCACCACAGTGAGGGTCAGTATCACAGACGTCAATGACAACGCTCCAGTCTTCAGCTCTGACACCTACAGCAGAAGCATTCTGATTAAAGACGCCAAGGTTGGAGAGGTGCTGCTGACAGTCTCTGCCACGCATAAAGATGTCGGGTCCAATGCAATCATTAGCTACAG TTTCTCTGAAGACTCTTCCATGGTCGCACTGGATGCTGAAACAGGAGACATtactttgacctctgaccttagCGAGGTCACAGAAGACACGCTGCTAAACCTGACTGCTATAGCAACAGATCATGGCAGACCACCAAAATCTGATGAAG CCAAAGTCTTGATCCATTTCAAAACTGAAGGTTTGGCTTTTGAGAGCTCCTCCTACAACTTTACAATTAAAGAGAACGAACCTCAGGCAACGATAGTAGGTCATGTCAAGGCATTAACAGGGAGTCCACAGGTTACAGTCAGCTATAACATGAAGTCACATGAGGATGTCTTCTCTGTGGATGGTGAGGGAACCATAAAAGCTCTCAGACCGCTGgacaaggaggaagaggagtggTACTTCCTCAAAGTAGAGGCCATAGACTCCAGCAGTCCTCCAAACACTGCAGAGACAATG GTCAGTGTTCAGGTTGAGAACGTAAATGAGGCTCCTGTGTTTGATGCTGCAATTTATGAGGCCCATATCCCCAGCAACTCTCCATACAAATGCCCTATAGTGAAGGTTCAG GCATCAGACCCTGATGTTGGCGAGAGCTCAAAACTGCAGTATTCCCTACTGGAGCACTGTCCACTGCTAGATGTAGATGTAAACACTGGTCAGCTCTACGTACTGGATGTATCCGGTTTTGGAGACAGTCTGTTCACCTTACAGGTTAAAGCCACTGATGAACTTGGACTATTCACAACTACAACAGTACAG ATCAAAGTGAGAGAAATTGCAAGTGACAACTTTGTGGTCATTCCAAAAAAGCCTAAGTTCAAGCTGAAAGAGATGATGCCAAAGAAATGA